One Salmo salar chromosome ssa01, Ssal_v3.1, whole genome shotgun sequence DNA window includes the following coding sequences:
- the plaat1l gene encoding phospholipase A and acyltransferase 1 has translation MGLGSSHPKPFPGDILEFPRNKYFSHFGIYYGERDGVPYVAHLTCRDSETKLLLFGRALRSEVKLDPVEVVGRRYKVRNMLDEVHPPRDFYSVVKPAIDDMMGKDVTFDILFHNSEHQATLFRYGLKKSTQIEKVYIQILPTWKELFKKRKL, from the exons ATGGGCCTG GGGAGTTCTCATCCAAAGCCGTTCCCAGGAGACATCCTGGAGTTTCCTCGGAATAAATACTTTTCACATTTCGGAATTTActacggagagagagatggagtgcccTACGTAGCACATCTCACCTGCAGAG actcgGAGACGAAGCTCCTGCTTTTTGGTCGAGCcctgaggtcagaggtcaaactGGACCCAGTGGAGGTGGTGGGACGACGATACAAG GTAAGGAACATGCTGGATGAGGTCCATCCTCCCAGGGACTTCTACTCTGTGGTGAAGCCTGCTATAGACGATATGATGGGTAAGGATGTCACCTTCGACATCTTGTTCCATAACTCTGAACACCAGGCCACGCTCTTCAGATACGGACTCAAGAAGTCTACACAG ATTGAGAAGGTTTACATCCAGATCCTGCCTACCTGGAAGGAGCTGTTTAAGAAGAGGAAGTTGTAA
- the LOC106604468 gene encoding zinc finger protein 513 isoform X1, with protein sequence MPRRKQSNPQPVKLDGVECDPGCLVLDSDFLLSGELCEFDDTEIMGLDRDTGMTVFSLSDDGTSLPAPGDSAFPAFLSCKGCRQLMGADLDLGAGLDLGAGLYCLSCEEGLQSESHTAMEDTSQGEESTPAVQSCEGKDRKRKRSKAGDEEVCMKLYTCSLCSFSSRYSNHLKRHMRTHDGEKPYRCPHCPYASTQRVNLQRHTRTHTGEKPYLCNACSYACSSLGNLRRHQRSHSQETQPRPQRTHTLKRRSRRKHTRRENGEDAVLSDLTVCVREDSDFLQSLGGVASPSSPRLPPSAPLPDLLFPLCCRSCGLTLEGEAEGRGQMCSQCSEFVLSKDIGSSSPTARDTPGDTDSHAVQPGASKLYRCPLCPFLSLYPNHLARHAHTHSGEKPHRCPQCPYASAHLDNLKRHLRVHTGEKPYRCPQCSYACGNLANLRRHERIHSGAKPFHCSVCGYSCNQSMNLKRHMLRHTGEKPYGCAECDYTTGHWDNYKRHQRKHGHNTHSWDKHTHQDTTADSNTQH encoded by the exons ATGCCGAGGAGAAAACAATCGAACCCACAGCCCGTTAAAT tagacggtgtggagtgtgaTCCAGGATGCCTGGTTCTGGACAGTGACTTCCTGCTTAGTGGAGAGCTCTGTGAGTTTGATGACACAGAGATCATGGGGCTGGACAGAgacacag gtatGACAGTGTTCTCTCTAAGTGATGACGGCACCAGCCTTCCAGCTCCGGGTGACTCAGCCTTCCCAGCATTCCTCTCCTGTAAGGGGTGTCGCCAATTGATGGGGGCCGACCTTGACCTGGGAGCGGGACTTGACTTGGGGGCGGGACTCTACTGCCTGAGCTGCGAAGAGGGCCTCCAATCAGAATCACACACAGCCATGGAGGATACCTCACAGGGGGAGGAGTCAACCCCGGCTGTCCAATCCTGTGaggggaaggacaggaagaggaagaggagtaaGGCGGGTGATGAAGAAGTCTGTATGAAGCTGTACACGTGTTCTCTGTGTAGTTTCTCCTCTCGCTACTCCAACCATCTAAAACGCCACATGAGAACGCATGATGGAGAGAAGCCCTACCGCTGTCCCCACTGCCCCTACGCCTCTACACAGAGGGTCAACCtgcagagacacacacgcacacacaccgggGAGAAGCCCTACCTCTGCAACGCCTGCAGCTATGCCTGTAGTTCCCTGGGAAACCTGCGGAGGCACCAGCGCTCGCACAGCCAGGAGACTCAGCCCCGGccgcaacgcacacacacactgaagagaCGCAGCAGACGAAAACACACACGCAGAGAAAATGGTGAAG atgcCGTTTTGTCAGacctgacagtgtgtgtgagggaggactCTGATTTCCTCCAGTCCCTAGGGGGGGtagcctctccctcctccccccgtcTCCCCCCCTCCGCCCCTCTCCCtgacctcctcttccccctctgctGTCGTTCCTGTGGCCTCAccctggaaggagaggcggagggcagaggacagatgTGTAGTCAATGTTCTGAGTTTGTCCTCTCTAAGGATATAGGCTCCTCCAGCCCCACTGCCAGAGACACACCTGGTGACACAGACTCACACGCAGTCCAGCCGGGGGCCAGTAAGCTGTACCGCTGCCCTCtctgccccttcctctccctctaccccaacCACCTGGCCCGACACGCCCACACCCACAGCGGGGAGAAGCCCCACCGCTGTCCCCAGTGCCCCTACGCCTCGGCCCACCTCGACAACCTGAAACGCCACCTccgggtccacacaggggagaagccctaCCGCTGTCCCCAGTGCTCTTACGCCTGCGGGAACCTGGCCAATCTGAGGCGCCATGAGAGGATTCACTCTGGAGCCAAGCCGTTCCACTGCTCTGTGTGTGGCTACAGCTGTAACCAGAGTATGAACCTGAAGAGACACATGTTGAgacacacgggagagaagccGTACGGCTGTGCTGAGTGTGACTACACCACGGGACACTGGGACAACTACAAACGCCACCAGAGGAAACacggacacaacacacacagctgggacaaacacacacaccaggacactacagcagacagcaacacacagcactga
- the LOC106604468 gene encoding zinc finger protein 513 isoform X2: protein MPRRKQSNPQPVKYGVECDPGCLVLDSDFLLSGELCEFDDTEIMGLDRDTGMTVFSLSDDGTSLPAPGDSAFPAFLSCKGCRQLMGADLDLGAGLDLGAGLYCLSCEEGLQSESHTAMEDTSQGEESTPAVQSCEGKDRKRKRSKAGDEEVCMKLYTCSLCSFSSRYSNHLKRHMRTHDGEKPYRCPHCPYASTQRVNLQRHTRTHTGEKPYLCNACSYACSSLGNLRRHQRSHSQETQPRPQRTHTLKRRSRRKHTRRENGEDAVLSDLTVCVREDSDFLQSLGGVASPSSPRLPPSAPLPDLLFPLCCRSCGLTLEGEAEGRGQMCSQCSEFVLSKDIGSSSPTARDTPGDTDSHAVQPGASKLYRCPLCPFLSLYPNHLARHAHTHSGEKPHRCPQCPYASAHLDNLKRHLRVHTGEKPYRCPQCSYACGNLANLRRHERIHSGAKPFHCSVCGYSCNQSMNLKRHMLRHTGEKPYGCAECDYTTGHWDNYKRHQRKHGHNTHSWDKHTHQDTTADSNTQH, encoded by the exons ATGCCGAGGAGAAAACAATCGAACCCACAGCCCGTTAAAT acggtgtggagtgtgaTCCAGGATGCCTGGTTCTGGACAGTGACTTCCTGCTTAGTGGAGAGCTCTGTGAGTTTGATGACACAGAGATCATGGGGCTGGACAGAgacacag gtatGACAGTGTTCTCTCTAAGTGATGACGGCACCAGCCTTCCAGCTCCGGGTGACTCAGCCTTCCCAGCATTCCTCTCCTGTAAGGGGTGTCGCCAATTGATGGGGGCCGACCTTGACCTGGGAGCGGGACTTGACTTGGGGGCGGGACTCTACTGCCTGAGCTGCGAAGAGGGCCTCCAATCAGAATCACACACAGCCATGGAGGATACCTCACAGGGGGAGGAGTCAACCCCGGCTGTCCAATCCTGTGaggggaaggacaggaagaggaagaggagtaaGGCGGGTGATGAAGAAGTCTGTATGAAGCTGTACACGTGTTCTCTGTGTAGTTTCTCCTCTCGCTACTCCAACCATCTAAAACGCCACATGAGAACGCATGATGGAGAGAAGCCCTACCGCTGTCCCCACTGCCCCTACGCCTCTACACAGAGGGTCAACCtgcagagacacacacgcacacacaccgggGAGAAGCCCTACCTCTGCAACGCCTGCAGCTATGCCTGTAGTTCCCTGGGAAACCTGCGGAGGCACCAGCGCTCGCACAGCCAGGAGACTCAGCCCCGGccgcaacgcacacacacactgaagagaCGCAGCAGACGAAAACACACACGCAGAGAAAATGGTGAAG atgcCGTTTTGTCAGacctgacagtgtgtgtgagggaggactCTGATTTCCTCCAGTCCCTAGGGGGGGtagcctctccctcctccccccgtcTCCCCCCCTCCGCCCCTCTCCCtgacctcctcttccccctctgctGTCGTTCCTGTGGCCTCAccctggaaggagaggcggagggcagaggacagatgTGTAGTCAATGTTCTGAGTTTGTCCTCTCTAAGGATATAGGCTCCTCCAGCCCCACTGCCAGAGACACACCTGGTGACACAGACTCACACGCAGTCCAGCCGGGGGCCAGTAAGCTGTACCGCTGCCCTCtctgccccttcctctccctctaccccaacCACCTGGCCCGACACGCCCACACCCACAGCGGGGAGAAGCCCCACCGCTGTCCCCAGTGCCCCTACGCCTCGGCCCACCTCGACAACCTGAAACGCCACCTccgggtccacacaggggagaagccctaCCGCTGTCCCCAGTGCTCTTACGCCTGCGGGAACCTGGCCAATCTGAGGCGCCATGAGAGGATTCACTCTGGAGCCAAGCCGTTCCACTGCTCTGTGTGTGGCTACAGCTGTAACCAGAGTATGAACCTGAAGAGACACATGTTGAgacacacgggagagaagccGTACGGCTGTGCTGAGTGTGACTACACCACGGGACACTGGGACAACTACAAACGCCACCAGAGGAAACacggacacaacacacacagctgggacaaacacacacaccaggacactacagcagacagcaacacacagcactga
- the LOC106604468 gene encoding zinc finger protein 513 isoform X3, with the protein MPRRKQSNPQPVKCMTVFSLSDDGTSLPAPGDSAFPAFLSCKGCRQLMGADLDLGAGLDLGAGLYCLSCEEGLQSESHTAMEDTSQGEESTPAVQSCEGKDRKRKRSKAGDEEVCMKLYTCSLCSFSSRYSNHLKRHMRTHDGEKPYRCPHCPYASTQRVNLQRHTRTHTGEKPYLCNACSYACSSLGNLRRHQRSHSQETQPRPQRTHTLKRRSRRKHTRRENGEDAVLSDLTVCVREDSDFLQSLGGVASPSSPRLPPSAPLPDLLFPLCCRSCGLTLEGEAEGRGQMCSQCSEFVLSKDIGSSSPTARDTPGDTDSHAVQPGASKLYRCPLCPFLSLYPNHLARHAHTHSGEKPHRCPQCPYASAHLDNLKRHLRVHTGEKPYRCPQCSYACGNLANLRRHERIHSGAKPFHCSVCGYSCNQSMNLKRHMLRHTGEKPYGCAECDYTTGHWDNYKRHQRKHGHNTHSWDKHTHQDTTADSNTQH; encoded by the exons ATGCCGAGGAGAAAACAATCGAACCCACAGCCCGTTAAAT gtatGACAGTGTTCTCTCTAAGTGATGACGGCACCAGCCTTCCAGCTCCGGGTGACTCAGCCTTCCCAGCATTCCTCTCCTGTAAGGGGTGTCGCCAATTGATGGGGGCCGACCTTGACCTGGGAGCGGGACTTGACTTGGGGGCGGGACTCTACTGCCTGAGCTGCGAAGAGGGCCTCCAATCAGAATCACACACAGCCATGGAGGATACCTCACAGGGGGAGGAGTCAACCCCGGCTGTCCAATCCTGTGaggggaaggacaggaagaggaagaggagtaaGGCGGGTGATGAAGAAGTCTGTATGAAGCTGTACACGTGTTCTCTGTGTAGTTTCTCCTCTCGCTACTCCAACCATCTAAAACGCCACATGAGAACGCATGATGGAGAGAAGCCCTACCGCTGTCCCCACTGCCCCTACGCCTCTACACAGAGGGTCAACCtgcagagacacacacgcacacacaccgggGAGAAGCCCTACCTCTGCAACGCCTGCAGCTATGCCTGTAGTTCCCTGGGAAACCTGCGGAGGCACCAGCGCTCGCACAGCCAGGAGACTCAGCCCCGGccgcaacgcacacacacactgaagagaCGCAGCAGACGAAAACACACACGCAGAGAAAATGGTGAAG atgcCGTTTTGTCAGacctgacagtgtgtgtgagggaggactCTGATTTCCTCCAGTCCCTAGGGGGGGtagcctctccctcctccccccgtcTCCCCCCCTCCGCCCCTCTCCCtgacctcctcttccccctctgctGTCGTTCCTGTGGCCTCAccctggaaggagaggcggagggcagaggacagatgTGTAGTCAATGTTCTGAGTTTGTCCTCTCTAAGGATATAGGCTCCTCCAGCCCCACTGCCAGAGACACACCTGGTGACACAGACTCACACGCAGTCCAGCCGGGGGCCAGTAAGCTGTACCGCTGCCCTCtctgccccttcctctccctctaccccaacCACCTGGCCCGACACGCCCACACCCACAGCGGGGAGAAGCCCCACCGCTGTCCCCAGTGCCCCTACGCCTCGGCCCACCTCGACAACCTGAAACGCCACCTccgggtccacacaggggagaagccctaCCGCTGTCCCCAGTGCTCTTACGCCTGCGGGAACCTGGCCAATCTGAGGCGCCATGAGAGGATTCACTCTGGAGCCAAGCCGTTCCACTGCTCTGTGTGTGGCTACAGCTGTAACCAGAGTATGAACCTGAAGAGACACATGTTGAgacacacgggagagaagccGTACGGCTGTGCTGAGTGTGACTACACCACGGGACACTGGGACAACTACAAACGCCACCAGAGGAAACacggacacaacacacacagctgggacaaacacacacaccaggacactacagcagacagcaacacacagcactga
- the LOC106604468 gene encoding zinc finger protein 513 isoform X4: MARLWKGMTVFSLSDDGTSLPAPGDSAFPAFLSCKGCRQLMGADLDLGAGLDLGAGLYCLSCEEGLQSESHTAMEDTSQGEESTPAVQSCEGKDRKRKRSKAGDEEVCMKLYTCSLCSFSSRYSNHLKRHMRTHDGEKPYRCPHCPYASTQRVNLQRHTRTHTGEKPYLCNACSYACSSLGNLRRHQRSHSQETQPRPQRTHTLKRRSRRKHTRRENGEDAVLSDLTVCVREDSDFLQSLGGVASPSSPRLPPSAPLPDLLFPLCCRSCGLTLEGEAEGRGQMCSQCSEFVLSKDIGSSSPTARDTPGDTDSHAVQPGASKLYRCPLCPFLSLYPNHLARHAHTHSGEKPHRCPQCPYASAHLDNLKRHLRVHTGEKPYRCPQCSYACGNLANLRRHERIHSGAKPFHCSVCGYSCNQSMNLKRHMLRHTGEKPYGCAECDYTTGHWDNYKRHQRKHGHNTHSWDKHTHQDTTADSNTQH; the protein is encoded by the exons ATGGCCCgtctatggaaag gtatGACAGTGTTCTCTCTAAGTGATGACGGCACCAGCCTTCCAGCTCCGGGTGACTCAGCCTTCCCAGCATTCCTCTCCTGTAAGGGGTGTCGCCAATTGATGGGGGCCGACCTTGACCTGGGAGCGGGACTTGACTTGGGGGCGGGACTCTACTGCCTGAGCTGCGAAGAGGGCCTCCAATCAGAATCACACACAGCCATGGAGGATACCTCACAGGGGGAGGAGTCAACCCCGGCTGTCCAATCCTGTGaggggaaggacaggaagaggaagaggagtaaGGCGGGTGATGAAGAAGTCTGTATGAAGCTGTACACGTGTTCTCTGTGTAGTTTCTCCTCTCGCTACTCCAACCATCTAAAACGCCACATGAGAACGCATGATGGAGAGAAGCCCTACCGCTGTCCCCACTGCCCCTACGCCTCTACACAGAGGGTCAACCtgcagagacacacacgcacacacaccgggGAGAAGCCCTACCTCTGCAACGCCTGCAGCTATGCCTGTAGTTCCCTGGGAAACCTGCGGAGGCACCAGCGCTCGCACAGCCAGGAGACTCAGCCCCGGccgcaacgcacacacacactgaagagaCGCAGCAGACGAAAACACACACGCAGAGAAAATGGTGAAG atgcCGTTTTGTCAGacctgacagtgtgtgtgagggaggactCTGATTTCCTCCAGTCCCTAGGGGGGGtagcctctccctcctccccccgtcTCCCCCCCTCCGCCCCTCTCCCtgacctcctcttccccctctgctGTCGTTCCTGTGGCCTCAccctggaaggagaggcggagggcagaggacagatgTGTAGTCAATGTTCTGAGTTTGTCCTCTCTAAGGATATAGGCTCCTCCAGCCCCACTGCCAGAGACACACCTGGTGACACAGACTCACACGCAGTCCAGCCGGGGGCCAGTAAGCTGTACCGCTGCCCTCtctgccccttcctctccctctaccccaacCACCTGGCCCGACACGCCCACACCCACAGCGGGGAGAAGCCCCACCGCTGTCCCCAGTGCCCCTACGCCTCGGCCCACCTCGACAACCTGAAACGCCACCTccgggtccacacaggggagaagccctaCCGCTGTCCCCAGTGCTCTTACGCCTGCGGGAACCTGGCCAATCTGAGGCGCCATGAGAGGATTCACTCTGGAGCCAAGCCGTTCCACTGCTCTGTGTGTGGCTACAGCTGTAACCAGAGTATGAACCTGAAGAGACACATGTTGAgacacacgggagagaagccGTACGGCTGTGCTGAGTGTGACTACACCACGGGACACTGGGACAACTACAAACGCCACCAGAGGAAACacggacacaacacacacagctgggacaaacacacacaccaggacactacagcagacagcaacacacagcactga